Proteins encoded in a region of the Acidobacteriota bacterium genome:
- a CDS encoding type II toxin-antitoxin system VapC family toxin: MKYLLDTNACVSHLRSKSSNVSKHLLDSNAGEVALCSVVKAELIFGARRSQRPDHNLGKLSRFFGQFQSFPFDDEAAEAYGASALNWRKRGQ; encoded by the coding sequence GCTTGCGTCAGCCACCTCCGATCCAAATCGTCCAATGTGTCAAAGCACTTGCTAGACAGCAACGCTGGTGAAGTCGCCTTGTGTTCAGTCGTGAAAGCGGAACTCATCTTCGGCGCAAGGCGCAGTCAACGTCCTGACCACAACCTCGGGAAGCTGAGCCGTTTTTTCGGGCAGTTTCAGTCATTCCCATTCGATGACGAGGCGGCTGAAGCCTATGGCGCATCCGCGCTGAACTGGCGCAAGCGGGGACAATGA